One window of Bacillus sp. THAF10 genomic DNA carries:
- a CDS encoding Na+/H+ antiporter subunit D translates to MNNLVIMPILIPLITATILLLIPKRTKLQKVISIISLTLSTTAAFTLVHTVYTNGIQTLEVGGWRPPFGIVLVADMLSSLLVLTGIIVSFACILFAFRSIGEAREKYYFYAFTQFLITGVMGAFLTGDIFNLFVFFEVMLMSSYVLIVIGGTRAQLRESLKYVLVNVISSGLFIVALAYLYGLVGTLSMADISQKIAQAGQTEIVTVVAILFLIVFGLKGGIFPLYFWLPGSYQAPPYAITALFGALLTKVGVYAIYRTFTLIFYHEPHITHTIIAVLAGITILIGAIGAIAYWDVKKILIYNIVTAIGVIVYGIAIATETGYAGSIYYLIHDMVIKGALFLLAGSMYTITGTDNIKKMGGLIKRHPLLGWLFFTACLALAGIPPLSGFVGKILLVQGGLDQGHYLFVGIMLFSSLLVLYSVMKIFMNCFFREEAISAKEEKGSTKGLVYPSVILIAISAFLGLGAEFVYPYVYEAAETLKDPSIYIQAVLKE, encoded by the coding sequence ATGAATAACCTTGTAATAATGCCGATACTAATCCCTTTAATTACAGCTACCATTTTGTTATTGATCCCAAAGAGGACAAAGCTTCAAAAAGTGATTAGTATCATAAGTTTAACGTTGTCCACCACTGCTGCTTTTACGCTTGTTCATACCGTGTATACAAACGGCATACAAACGCTTGAGGTTGGTGGTTGGCGTCCTCCATTTGGAATTGTATTAGTAGCAGATATGCTATCATCCCTTCTGGTACTTACAGGAATTATTGTTAGCTTTGCCTGCATTCTATTTGCTTTTCGTTCCATTGGAGAAGCACGAGAAAAATATTACTTTTATGCTTTTACCCAATTCTTGATTACTGGGGTGATGGGGGCATTTTTGACAGGTGATATATTTAACCTGTTTGTCTTCTTTGAAGTGATGCTGATGTCATCCTATGTTCTGATTGTTATTGGAGGAACAAGAGCGCAGCTTAGAGAATCTCTGAAATATGTACTAGTTAATGTGATTTCATCCGGACTGTTCATTGTAGCACTGGCCTACCTTTATGGGTTGGTTGGGACATTGAGTATGGCTGACATTTCTCAAAAAATAGCGCAGGCTGGTCAAACAGAAATAGTAACAGTTGTTGCGATCCTATTCTTAATAGTATTTGGATTAAAGGGGGGAATCTTCCCACTGTATTTCTGGCTTCCAGGATCCTATCAAGCTCCTCCTTATGCAATTACAGCTCTTTTTGGAGCATTGTTGACGAAGGTTGGTGTGTATGCTATTTATCGTACCTTCACCTTAATTTTTTACCATGAACCTCACATTACTCACACGATCATTGCGGTTCTAGCTGGAATTACGATTCTCATTGGTGCTATTGGTGCTATTGCGTATTGGGATGTAAAGAAAATATTGATCTATAATATTGTCACGGCCATCGGTGTTATCGTTTATGGTATAGCAATTGCAACAGAAACAGGATACGCCGGGTCCATCTATTATTTGATTCATGACATGGTGATTAAAGGGGCACTATTCCTCCTTGCCGGCAGTATGTATACCATCACTGGCACAGATAATATTAAAAAAATGGGTGGACTAATAAAAAGACATCCACTTCTAGGCTGGTTATTTTTCACAGCGTGCCTTGCTCTCGCAGGTATTCCACCACTCAGCGGATTTGTCGGAAAAATTTTACTTGTACAAGGCGGACTGGACCAAGGACACTACCTATTTGTTGGGATTATGCTGTTTAGCAGTCTATTAGTACTCTACTCTGTCATGAAAATATTTATGAACTGCTTCTTTAGAGAGGAAGCAATTTCTGCAAAAGAAGAAAAAGGATCGACAAAAGGGCTTGTGTATCCATCGGTTATCCTGATTGCAATCTCTGCATTCCTTGGATTAGGTGCGGAGTTTGTCTACCCGTACGTTTATGAGGCAGCAGAAACGTTAAAGGACCCGTCCATCTATATCCAAGCAGTTTTAAAGGAGTAG
- a CDS encoding Na+/H+ antiporter subunit E, whose translation MAFQILLNIIISFSWMFLKNEWTFADFFVGYFWGLVIIFAMKNFLPGRFYFERIIAAGKLLFLFLKELLLANVQVIRDILRPRLDIEPGIFAMPTELKSEWEITLLSLLITLTPGTLVMDVSDDKKVLYIHAMNITDADQAISDIKNTFEKAIMEVTR comes from the coding sequence ATGGCTTTTCAAATTTTATTAAATATCATTATTTCATTTAGTTGGATGTTTTTGAAAAACGAATGGACATTTGCTGACTTTTTTGTGGGTTATTTTTGGGGACTTGTTATCATCTTCGCAATGAAAAACTTCCTGCCAGGACGCTTTTATTTTGAACGAATCATCGCTGCAGGAAAGTTGCTTTTTCTGTTCCTCAAAGAATTATTATTAGCAAATGTCCAAGTGATTCGAGACATTCTTCGACCAAGGTTAGATATTGAACCTGGAATATTCGCTATGCCTACAGAGCTTAAGAGTGAATGGGAGATAACTTTGTTATCTTTACTCATCACTCTCACACCAGGAACGCTTGTTATGGATGTTTCCGATGACAAAAAAGTGTTGTACATTCATGCGATGAATATTACAGATGCTGATCAGGCCATATCAGATATCAAAAACACCTTTGAAAAAGCAATCATGGAGGTGACTCGATAG
- a CDS encoding Na(+)/H(+) antiporter subunit F1, translated as MFSSPLETLLTISLFIISVATLGLVYRVIKGPSVPDRVMALDSIGINLIAITAIMSIMLNTDAFLEVILLIGVIAFIGTVAFSKFLQKGEIIEYDRDN; from the coding sequence ATGTTTTCCAGCCCTTTAGAAACATTACTAACCATCAGTTTATTTATCATTTCTGTTGCCACACTTGGTCTTGTATATCGAGTAATTAAAGGACCATCTGTTCCTGACAGAGTGATGGCTCTGGACTCTATCGGCATCAACCTAATTGCCATCACTGCCATCATGTCCATCATGCTTAACACAGATGCATTTTTAGAAGTAATCCTACTTATCGGGGTTATTGCTTTCATCGGAACGGTTGCTTTTTCCAAGTTTCTTCAAAAAGGAGAGATAATCGAGTATGACAGAGACAATTAG
- the mnhG gene encoding monovalent cation/H(+) antiporter subunit G — protein MTETISIFIGVIVLLGALLSLITTFGLIRLPDVYCRSHAASKSATLGVLFVLVAALLYFWIKDGFFSARLVLGIIFVFITSPVAGHLISRAAYYTNVPLWDKTVQDDLKTKNKQKIVKEIKNS, from the coding sequence ATGACAGAGACAATTAGTATTTTCATCGGTGTTATCGTCCTCCTAGGTGCTCTTCTAAGCTTAATAACGACATTTGGATTAATACGACTCCCTGATGTTTATTGTCGCAGTCATGCTGCTTCTAAGAGCGCCACACTAGGTGTATTATTTGTCCTAGTTGCAGCGTTATTGTATTTTTGGATTAAAGATGGCTTTTTTAGCGCGAGATTAGTGCTTGGTATCATCTTTGTGTTCATCACTTCCCCAGTGGCAGGTCATTTGATATCTAGGGCAGCTTACTATACAAATGTTCCTTTATGGGACAAAACCGTTCAGGACGATTTAAAAACAAAAAATAAGCAAAAAATAGTAAAAGAAATAAAAAACAGCTAA
- a CDS encoding iron-containing alcohol dehydrogenase, whose translation MENFTFYNPTKLIFGKGQVATLSEEVAQYGKNILLVYGGGSIKRNGLYDEVMEQLHKADATVTELSGVEPNPRLSTVRKGIELCVNHDIDFILAVGGGSVIDCTKAIAAGAKYDGDVWDIVLRKHIATEALPFGTVLTLAATGSEMNAGSVITNWETNEKYGWGSPVTFPQFSILDPVNTFSVPRDHTVYGMVDMMSHVLEQYFHNSSNTPLQDRMCEGVLTTVMDAAPRLLEDMENYELRETVLFNGTIALNGMLQMGYRGDWATHGIEHAVSAIYDIPHAGGLAILFPHWMEHVLDTNVARFKQLAVRVFGVQDNGSSDREVALEGIRRLREFWSSLGAPERLADYDIDDKNIDKMAEHVMSRGNVGNFKSLSYDDVVSILKASL comes from the coding sequence ATGGAGAACTTTACTTTTTATAATCCTACAAAATTAATTTTTGGTAAGGGACAGGTAGCAACACTTTCTGAAGAGGTAGCACAATATGGAAAGAACATTCTGCTCGTATATGGTGGAGGCAGTATTAAACGAAACGGGCTTTATGATGAAGTGATGGAGCAATTACATAAAGCAGATGCTACTGTTACAGAATTAAGTGGTGTCGAGCCAAATCCAAGATTATCAACAGTAAGAAAAGGGATAGAGCTTTGTGTTAATCATGATATAGATTTCATTCTCGCAGTTGGAGGCGGTAGTGTAATCGACTGTACGAAAGCAATTGCTGCTGGCGCGAAATACGATGGAGATGTATGGGATATTGTTTTAAGAAAACATATTGCTACAGAAGCATTGCCTTTTGGGACCGTGCTTACCTTGGCTGCTACAGGTTCTGAGATGAACGCAGGTTCTGTTATTACGAATTGGGAAACGAATGAAAAGTATGGCTGGGGTAGCCCAGTAACATTCCCACAATTCTCTATTCTCGACCCAGTAAACACATTCTCTGTTCCTAGAGATCATACTGTATACGGAATGGTGGATATGATGTCGCACGTTCTGGAGCAATATTTTCACAATTCCAGTAATACACCGCTGCAAGATCGTATGTGTGAAGGAGTGTTAACAACGGTCATGGACGCGGCACCAAGGCTCTTAGAGGACATGGAAAATTACGAATTAAGAGAAACAGTGCTGTTTAATGGAACAATTGCCTTAAACGGTATGCTTCAGATGGGATACAGAGGGGATTGGGCGACTCATGGAATCGAGCATGCCGTTTCAGCTATCTATGATATTCCCCATGCAGGTGGACTAGCCATTCTTTTCCCACACTGGATGGAGCATGTACTAGATACAAATGTTGCTCGTTTTAAACAGCTTGCTGTCCGAGTCTTTGGTGTTCAAGACAATGGCTCATCTGATAGGGAAGTGGCTCTTGAAGGAATACGCAGGCTAAGGGAATTCTGGTCTAGCCTAGGAGCACCAGAGCGCCTTGCAGATTATGATATTGATGATAAAAACATCGATAAAATGGCAGAACACGTGATGTCTAGAGGAAATGTCGGAAACTTCAAGTCCCTTTCCTATGATGATGTGGTCTCGATTCTAAAAGCATCCTTGTAA
- a CDS encoding DUF378 domain-containing protein, whose product MSTIQRIALVLTIVGAINWGLIGFFQFDLVAAIFGGENAALSRIIYGLVGIAGLVNLGLLFVPNEQHEREVEPRTTR is encoded by the coding sequence ATGAGCACAATTCAACGTATTGCACTTGTATTAACTATTGTTGGAGCAATTAACTGGGGACTAATCGGATTTTTCCAATTTGATCTTGTTGCAGCTATATTTGGTGGCGAAAATGCTGCCCTCTCTCGTATCATTTATGGACTAGTAGGAATTGCAGGTTTAGTCAACCTCGGTTTATTGTTTGTACCAAATGAGCAGCACGAAAGAGAAGTAGAACCACGAACTACTAGGTAG
- the yugI gene encoding S1 domain-containing post-transcriptional regulator GSP13 — protein MSDKFEIGSVLTGKVTGIQPYGAFVALDEETQGLVHISEITHGYVKDVNEHLKMGDEVQVKVLSVDEKSGKISLSIKATQEAPAEAPVAKKPKKRQATVVKQQQDDSPQGFNTLKDKLEEWIEQSKREDLIKK, from the coding sequence ATGTCTGATAAATTTGAAATCGGAAGTGTATTAACTGGGAAGGTAACGGGAATTCAACCATACGGAGCGTTTGTTGCGCTAGATGAAGAAACACAAGGTCTCGTTCATATTTCTGAAATTACGCACGGATATGTGAAAGATGTAAACGAACATTTAAAAATGGGAGATGAGGTACAGGTAAAGGTTCTTTCTGTTGATGAAAAATCTGGAAAAATCAGCTTGTCCATCAAAGCGACACAAGAGGCTCCTGCTGAGGCTCCAGTTGCAAAAAAACCTAAAAAGCGTCAAGCTACAGTTGTTAAGCAACAACAAGATGATTCTCCACAAGGCTTCAACACGTTAAAAGACAAGTTAGAAGAGTGGATTGAACAGTCCAAAAGAGAAGATTTGATTAAAAAGTAA
- a CDS encoding aminotransferase — protein sequence MKNRIATHVQQLQPSGIRRFFDLAANMEGVISLGVGEPDFITSWNIREACIASLHNGYTSYTANAGLPELRKEISRYLQQQFQLDYSQDTDLIVTVGASQALDLAIRAIVDPGDEIIVLEPSFVSYAPLVELAGGRAVRVGTDPSNGFKIDFQALENSITANTKAILLCFPNNPTGTMLSRDELIKVSRLVEEHDLLVLSDEIYAELSFDEAFTSFPTLRGMKERTLLISGFSKGFAMTGWRLGFVAGPRDIIQAMLKIHQYAMMCASTMAQHAAIEALKNGREDVEMMKKSYRRRRNYFVTSLNEIGLPCHQPGGAFYAFPSVKQTGLSSQEFAERLLLEEKVAVVPGDVFGINGEGHVRCSYASSLEQLQEVIKRMERFTKQFR from the coding sequence ATGAAAAATAGAATAGCAACCCATGTACAACAACTGCAGCCTTCCGGAATTCGTCGCTTTTTTGATTTAGCGGCAAACATGGAAGGTGTTATCTCCTTAGGGGTAGGGGAGCCGGATTTTATCACATCATGGAATATTCGAGAGGCTTGCATTGCGTCTTTACATAACGGTTACACATCCTATACTGCCAATGCTGGACTACCTGAGTTAAGAAAAGAAATCAGCCGTTACTTGCAGCAGCAATTTCAGCTAGATTACTCGCAAGATACAGATCTTATCGTTACAGTAGGAGCTAGTCAGGCTCTTGACCTGGCAATTCGTGCGATTGTGGACCCAGGTGATGAAATCATTGTACTAGAACCTAGCTTTGTGTCCTATGCACCACTTGTGGAGCTTGCTGGTGGAAGGGCCGTTAGAGTGGGAACAGATCCAAGCAATGGCTTTAAGATAGATTTTCAAGCCTTAGAAAATAGTATAACGGCGAATACAAAAGCGATTTTACTTTGCTTTCCTAACAATCCAACAGGTACCATGCTTTCAAGAGATGAATTGATAAAAGTAAGCAGATTAGTGGAAGAGCATGATCTATTAGTTTTATCGGACGAAATTTATGCGGAGCTTTCGTTTGATGAAGCGTTCACAAGCTTTCCGACGTTGCGTGGCATGAAAGAAAGAACATTGCTAATCTCAGGTTTCTCTAAAGGATTTGCAATGACTGGCTGGCGACTTGGGTTTGTGGCAGGACCTAGGGATATCATTCAAGCTATGCTCAAAATTCATCAGTACGCAATGATGTGCGCCTCGACTATGGCCCAGCATGCTGCAATCGAAGCGTTAAAGAATGGCAGAGAAGATGTGGAGATGATGAAAAAGAGCTACAGAAGACGAAGAAATTATTTTGTCACTTCATTAAACGAAATCGGTTTGCCGTGTCATCAACCTGGGGGAGCATTTTATGCTTTTCCATCTGTTAAGCAGACAGGCTTAAGTTCGCAGGAGTTTGCGGAAAGACTATTGCTAGAGGAAAAAGTAGCAGTCGTACCAGGGGATGTATTTGGAATTAATGGCGAGGGGCATGTCAGATGTTCCTATGCTTCATCCTTAGAGCAACTGCAAGAAGTGATAAAGAGAATGGAGAGATTTACTAAGCAGTTTCGATAA
- a CDS encoding Lrp/AsnC family transcriptional regulator: MQLTEKELDVLQIIEENGRLDIQTLSKMVELSEEETSQILEQLEKQRVIVEYGAVIDWRKVDNFEGVTAMIDVKVTPKREVGFDEIAKNIYRFPEVKSVYLMSGAYDLSVVVEGRSLSQVANFVSDKLATLDSVISTTTHFIMKKYKHDGTIFEQGEDDRRIVVSP, encoded by the coding sequence ATGCAATTAACAGAAAAAGAATTAGATGTTTTACAAATAATTGAAGAAAACGGAAGGTTAGATATTCAAACGCTTTCCAAAATGGTAGAGCTTTCTGAAGAAGAAACTTCTCAAATCTTGGAACAGTTAGAAAAACAACGTGTGATTGTGGAGTATGGGGCGGTCATTGACTGGCGAAAGGTCGATAATTTTGAAGGAGTTACTGCTATGATAGATGTAAAAGTGACGCCAAAACGTGAAGTCGGTTTTGATGAAATTGCCAAGAACATCTATCGGTTTCCGGAGGTGAAGTCAGTATATTTAATGTCAGGTGCCTATGATTTATCTGTGGTGGTGGAAGGCCGTTCCCTTTCTCAGGTAGCAAATTTCGTTTCTGACAAGCTTGCGACATTGGATTCAGTTATCTCAACCACTACTCATTTTATCATGAAGAAATATAAGCACGACGGAACAATTTTTGAACAGGGAGAAGATGACCGTCGCATAGTGGTGTCACCATGA
- a CDS encoding alpha/beta fold hydrolase yields MISNQYTIKISGINIFYEFHHQPNSPIESKPTLVLIHGFLSSSFSFRRLIPLLTKEYTVLAVDLPPFGKSEKSKSFVYSYENLARVVLELLAKLSIEKTVLIGHSMGGQICLNMSKQKPEVVDKVVLLCSSGYLKRLNRPLIFSSRIPYFYLYLKFWLVRQGPIKNLLNVVYDHNLIDDEMIAGYTEPFYDDQIFHALTRMIRDREGDLASEILKKIETPSLLIWGEEDKVVPVEIGRRLHGDLPNSQLITYKNTGHLLPEEKPEHVHENIMKFLTTS; encoded by the coding sequence ATGATTTCGAATCAGTATACTATCAAAATTTCAGGCATTAATATATTTTACGAATTTCATCATCAGCCTAATTCGCCGATTGAGAGTAAGCCCACACTAGTTCTTATTCATGGTTTTCTATCCTCTTCTTTTAGTTTTCGGAGATTAATTCCTTTGTTAACAAAGGAGTATACTGTCTTGGCGGTGGACCTTCCGCCGTTTGGAAAAAGTGAAAAATCTAAGTCCTTTGTTTACTCCTATGAAAACCTTGCGAGGGTAGTTCTTGAGTTGTTAGCAAAGTTATCGATTGAAAAAACGGTACTAATCGGGCATTCAATGGGCGGACAAATTTGTTTAAACATGAGCAAGCAAAAGCCTGAAGTCGTTGATAAAGTTGTATTGTTATGCAGTTCTGGCTACTTGAAAAGATTAAATAGACCGCTCATATTCAGCTCAAGGATTCCTTATTTCTATTTGTATTTAAAGTTTTGGCTCGTAAGACAAGGACCCATTAAAAATTTGTTAAATGTTGTTTACGACCATAATTTGATTGATGATGAAATGATTGCAGGGTATACAGAGCCTTTTTATGACGACCAAATATTTCACGCATTGACTCGAATGATAAGAGATCGTGAGGGAGATTTAGCATCAGAAATACTGAAGAAAATTGAAACACCTAGCCTTCTAATTTGGGGCGAAGAGGATAAGGTGGTACCAGTGGAAATCGGACGACGCTTGCATGGTGATTTACCTAATTCTCAATTAATCACCTATAAGAATACCGGTCATTTGCTTCCAGAAGAGAAACCAGAGCATGTGCATGAGAATATCATGAAATTTTTGACGACTTCTTGA
- a CDS encoding DUF1871 family protein, producing MEKPSLNVRLMENLLQWDPLGYGVDAYETECVDVVQAVHELDDINSLAKRIQQIYEFSFEEFIPLTACKKKALELLALKNEDSSCSL from the coding sequence ATGGAAAAGCCGAGTCTTAATGTCAGGCTGATGGAAAACCTCCTTCAATGGGACCCCTTAGGTTACGGGGTGGATGCATATGAGACGGAATGTGTGGATGTTGTTCAGGCTGTCCATGAGCTTGATGATATAAATAGTCTTGCAAAAAGGATTCAACAAATATATGAATTTTCCTTTGAGGAATTTATTCCGTTAACTGCTTGTAAGAAAAAAGCGTTGGAATTGCTCGCTTTAAAAAATGAAGATTCTTCGTGTTCACTTTAA
- a CDS encoding MalY/PatB family protein, translated as MLKYDFDKYFERQNTSSVKWDERKRIFGTDDVLPMWVADMDFQAPPEVIEAIQTKAEHGIYGYTSIPSSTAHAIISWYQRRHNWHLEEDWFTYISGVVPALSACIQTFSKPGDKVMVFAPVYYPFYDMIQLNDRELVICPLIENNGRMEMCMEEVERQLKKDVRLLLVCNPHNPGGTVWKKDELTELAALCVKHEVLVVSDEIHGDLTFPPYQYTPFASISKETAQRTITLTAPTKTFNIAGIQASVIITENKAFKEKLENFMKKQGLFTLNVFGITAMEAAYMHGEAWLEGLLQYLKDNLETAVHFINSSIPNVKAEMPEGTYLLWIDCRGLEIPDAELHRILLKKGKLALEPGTKFGRGGEGFLRMNVACSRGVLLDGLNRLQTALDQ; from the coding sequence ATGCTGAAATATGATTTTGATAAATATTTTGAAAGACAAAACACCTCAAGCGTCAAATGGGATGAGCGAAAAAGGATTTTTGGAACAGATGATGTCTTGCCGATGTGGGTAGCGGATATGGACTTTCAAGCGCCACCAGAAGTGATAGAAGCCATTCAAACAAAAGCAGAACATGGAATTTACGGGTATACCTCTATTCCATCCTCAACTGCACATGCCATTATCTCTTGGTACCAAAGAAGGCATAATTGGCACCTAGAGGAAGATTGGTTTACATACATTTCCGGAGTCGTCCCCGCTCTCAGTGCATGTATCCAGACTTTTTCTAAGCCAGGAGACAAGGTGATGGTGTTTGCACCCGTATACTATCCTTTTTATGACATGATACAGCTAAATGACCGAGAGCTAGTCATTTGCCCCCTTATAGAAAATAATGGCCGCATGGAAATGTGTATGGAGGAAGTGGAGAGACAGTTAAAAAAGGATGTCCGTTTATTATTGGTATGCAATCCACATAATCCAGGTGGCACCGTTTGGAAAAAGGACGAATTAACCGAGCTTGCAGCATTATGTGTGAAGCACGAAGTACTTGTCGTTAGTGATGAAATACACGGGGATTTAACATTTCCCCCTTACCAATACACGCCATTCGCATCTATCTCAAAAGAAACTGCACAAAGGACGATCACCTTAACTGCACCAACGAAAACTTTTAATATCGCAGGAATACAGGCTTCAGTCATAATCACAGAAAATAAAGCATTTAAAGAAAAACTCGAGAACTTCATGAAAAAACAAGGACTCTTTACTTTAAACGTTTTTGGCATCACGGCCATGGAAGCTGCGTATATGCATGGGGAAGCATGGCTTGAGGGACTTTTACAGTATTTAAAAGATAATCTAGAAACTGCCGTACACTTTATCAACTCCTCTATTCCTAATGTTAAAGCAGAAATGCCAGAAGGAACCTATCTCTTATGGATTGATTGTAGAGGACTAGAGATACCCGATGCGGAGTTGCATCGGATTCTATTAAAGAAGGGAAAACTAGCACTTGAGCCTGGCACGAAATTTGGTCGTGGCGGGGAAGGTTTTTTAAGGATGAATGTCGCATGTTCTAGAGGAGTATTATTGGATGGATTAAACAGGCTTCAAACTGCATTAGATCAATAA
- a CDS encoding histidine phosphatase family protein codes for MEILIIRHGQSEADLLNVHEGRADFPLTDLGREQAKKLACKLNQISPPDIIWSSTLKRASETAEILADEIGCMLLQEPSLMEYNNGVLAGLPREVAATKYPLPPGGRKPHEKIQNGESEIEFRMRTEMALSKILTESSAVVRIAIVSHGGTISKLLSAILQLPVHTNVHFSTGDTGVHTLRKNDEGIRIVSLNCTEHLHAI; via the coding sequence TTGGAAATACTTATCATTCGACATGGTCAATCAGAAGCGGACCTTCTTAATGTCCATGAGGGCAGGGCGGATTTTCCATTAACAGACCTTGGCAGAGAGCAGGCAAAGAAGTTAGCATGTAAGCTAAATCAGATTAGTCCTCCTGATATCATTTGGTCAAGCACCTTAAAACGTGCAAGTGAAACAGCAGAGATTCTCGCAGATGAAATTGGTTGCATGCTATTACAAGAACCAAGTTTAATGGAATACAACAATGGTGTATTAGCTGGCTTGCCAAGAGAAGTGGCTGCTACTAAGTATCCGTTGCCACCTGGTGGAAGAAAGCCTCATGAAAAAATTCAAAATGGAGAATCTGAGATTGAATTTAGAATGCGCACAGAGATGGCATTAAGCAAAATCTTGACAGAAAGCTCAGCGGTTGTTCGAATAGCCATTGTATCTCATGGCGGAACAATTTCCAAATTACTCAGCGCTATTCTTCAGCTGCCCGTTCATACTAATGTCCACTTTTCCACAGGAGATACAGGTGTACATACATTAAGAAAAAATGATGAAGGAATAAGAATCGTCTCTTTAAATTGTACAGAGCATCTCCATGCAATATAA
- a CDS encoding superoxide dismutase family protein: MHFSRKLVVIGFLCSFYLTGCMEKEITSLDVEIFNPDGDSLGVAKVSEDPKGVKIKLNLEGLPPGEHGVHIHEKGLCDPPDYKTAGNHFNPDDKEHGLMHPEGSHVGDLPNIIVEDDGTVVAELIAPAATLKDGKTSLFGKDGTALIITENLDDGMTQPTGDSGERIACGAITEKVAKEGKAVEEPVDEEEKE; the protein is encoded by the coding sequence ATGCATTTTAGTAGAAAGTTGGTTGTGATAGGGTTCTTGTGTTCTTTTTATTTGACGGGCTGTATGGAGAAAGAGATTACCTCTCTCGATGTTGAAATATTTAATCCTGATGGCGATAGCTTAGGAGTGGCAAAAGTATCAGAAGATCCAAAAGGAGTAAAAATAAAACTAAACTTAGAAGGATTGCCTCCAGGAGAACATGGTGTGCACATTCATGAAAAAGGCTTATGTGATCCACCCGATTATAAAACTGCAGGAAATCATTTTAATCCAGATGATAAAGAGCATGGTCTAATGCACCCAGAAGGTTCCCATGTAGGAGATTTACCTAATATCATTGTTGAGGATGACGGTACAGTTGTAGCAGAATTAATTGCTCCCGCTGCTACCTTAAAGGATGGAAAAACCTCTTTGTTTGGAAAAGATGGTACGGCACTCATCATTACGGAAAATCTTGATGATGGAATGACACAGCCTACAGGGGATTCGGGAGAAAGAATTGCGTGCGGAGCGATTACAGAGAAGGTTGCAAAAGAAGGAAAAGCAGTCGAAGAACCAGTGGATGAAGAAGAAAAAGAATAA
- a CDS encoding peptidylprolyl isomerase, with the protein MKKLIVLMMALFFILAGCGTSTNNEKANSSNNGQGNSGQAEQPEQETPEDVGEFQQFTNTSETIRTVEIETTKGKIVVNLYPDAAPKAVENFITHAENGYYDGLIFHRVIQDFMIQGGDPKGDGTGGESIWGEPFEDEFDRNMLHFKGALSMANSGPNTNGSQFFIVHASEVSEDILDSMIEAKYPTEVIDLYKEHGGTPHLDFRHTVFGQVVEGMDIVDEIAQVKKGSADKPVEDVVIEKMTVVK; encoded by the coding sequence GTGAAGAAGCTAATTGTATTAATGATGGCATTATTCTTTATTTTAGCAGGTTGTGGAACAAGTACAAACAATGAAAAGGCAAACAGTTCAAACAACGGGCAAGGAAATAGTGGACAAGCAGAACAACCTGAACAAGAAACTCCTGAGGATGTGGGGGAATTCCAGCAATTCACCAACACAAGTGAAACCATTCGTACAGTCGAAATCGAAACCACAAAAGGAAAAATTGTCGTCAATTTATATCCTGACGCTGCACCAAAAGCGGTGGAAAACTTTATCACTCACGCGGAGAACGGTTATTATGACGGCCTAATATTTCATCGTGTTATTCAGGATTTCATGATTCAAGGCGGAGATCCAAAGGGAGACGGAACGGGTGGCGAGAGCATTTGGGGTGAGCCATTTGAAGATGAATTTGATCGTAACATGCTGCATTTTAAAGGCGCTCTTTCTATGGCAAACTCTGGACCAAACACCAATGGCAGCCAATTCTTTATTGTCCATGCTTCAGAAGTGTCAGAAGACATCTTGGACTCCATGATTGAAGCAAAATACCCAACAGAAGTAATTGATTTATATAAAGAACACGGTGGTACACCACATTTAGATTTTAGACACACTGTTTTTGGCCAGGTTGTGGAAGGCATGGACATTGTGGATGAAATCGCACAAGTAAAAAAAGGATCAGCAGATAAGCCTGTTGAGGACGTAGTTATTGAAAAGATGACTGTGGTAAAATAA